The DNA region CTCCCAGTCCCTGTCGGGGCCGCTCGTCTCCTCAGCCATGACGCCCCCCCAGCAGCCTCAAGCCCTCAAGTCGGAGCCCCGAGCGCTGGGCCCCCCAGCCCCGTCCTACAACTCCTTCGGTGAGCGGGGCTCTTGGGGCTCCAGGTGCGGGAGGCGGCCACAGTGTGGCCCATCCCATCCCCGTGTCTGCTGCTCGGCGCAAGGTGCcctgggcagggggcctggggtttGCACCTGAACCTCTGTGGGGGTGTCATTGTGCCTGGGACCCCGAGCCGCTCTCGTGACACCACCATGGCGAGACCTGTCTCACCTGCAGGCTGCGGGGGTGTGATATCGCCAGAGACCAAGCGCAGAACCAGACAGATTTGCAAAAACAGGAAACttgatttaaatttctttccttgaGAAATGTTATGcgatctgttttgttttaaaagagttgatattttaaagtatctgttttaatttctaatgaaaCATGGATGTCAATGGATGTCGCCCATGCAAACAAAAACCCTTTGGGGTCCTCCAGATTCTAAGTGCGTAAAGGGTTCTGGGACAAGAGTCTGAGCACTGCTGCCTCCAGGATGCAGCCACAGAAAcggatttgtttccttttctggtgGAGAGATTGGGGTCCCCAGAGCTTGCTGGGGAGATGCTTGTGAGGTCCCAGCACAAAAGCAGGCTGACATCCGGCTCCTCCACACTCAGGCTTGAATGGCGTCCCCGGCAGCATCTGGGACTTTGTCTCTGGCAGCTTCTCTCCCAGCCCGTCACCCATCCTGAATGCTGGCCCCACGGCCCCTTCAGGCGCGAGTCCAAACAGTGCCGAGCTGGCGCGGGTCAGGCGGCAGCTGGAGGAGGCCAAGAGGAAGATCCGGCAGTGGGAGGAGTCCTGGCAACAGGTGAAGCAGGTGAGCCTGGGAAGGGGCCGCCGCGCAGGTGAGACAGGCCTGTGTGTGGCGGCTGCCGGCCCCGTCACTGCAGCCCCTGGGTTTCAGGCCTGTGACGCGTGGCAGCGGGAGGCCAAGGAGGCCAAGGAGCGGGCGCTCGCAGCCGACAGCGCCCGGCAGCTGGCGCTGCAGAAGAAGGATGAGGTGGAGGCCCAGTTCCGACGGCTGCAGGAGGAGCTGGAGGGCCGAGGCTTGGCCTCCATGCTCCCCGGGCTGCGCAGCTGTGGTGACATCAGCGCCATCCCCCTGCCGAAGCTGCATTCGCTGCAGAGTCAGCTGCGCCTCGATTTGGAAGCAGTGGATGGGGTGAGTCCGGGTCTCGTTTTCAAGGCACTGGAGGGGGTGCATGGAGGTGGTGGGGAGCCGGCCGAGCAGCTTCCGTCCACTCCCACCTTCGCCTCCTCTTGGAGGCCATGCCCTCGTGGACAGGGGCCATGTCGCCTCACGCGGCTGGAGGTCTGGTGGTGTTTGGGGCACCTCCCTGGGTCACCCTCCAGGGTCCCTGGTCACCCCCTTGCCTGGTGTAGCGTGAAAGCCGCTGCCCTCAGCTTAGTTGGAAAATCCTTCCACACCCGGGCATTTTGTTAGAACTTGGGGCATTGGGAAGGCTCCACAGCTCTGCCTCTCAAACACTGTCCCCTCCCTGGCTCACGGCCCAGGCCGTTGGGATGCACACCTCGCATCCATCTCCAAGGCGCCATCATCCAGGTTTTGGGTGCTGTCGGCCGGAGGCTGGGTCCCAAGTTGGGGTCCATCCTGACCTGGCCCCTCCGTGTGGCCACCTGCCTGGCTACTCTTCCCCCACCACGTGGTGGCTCTGGCCCCGGGAGCCCGTCCCCACCCAAGGGTCTTCTGGTGAAGCCTCTCCCACCCCATCTTTTTGTTCCTGGGTGGCCCCCAGCAGGGGAGTCCACCCCACCCTGACCCTGGGCCCGGcctgggtgggggcggggtaCCCCCTGACTGCGTCTCCCCCGCAGGTGATCTTCCAGCTGCAAGCGAAGCAGTGCGGGGTGTGCGGGGAGCGGGCCCGCAGCGCTGTCCTGCGGCCCTGCCAGCATCGTGTGCTCTGCGAGCCGTGCGCAGCCAGCGCACCCGAGTGCCCCTACTGCGCgggccagcccctgccctggtgACGGCCGCCTTGTCGCCCGCCTCCTGGTGCCACCGACGTCGGGACCCCAGCCCCAAACAGACCACCCACGGTCTCGTACTCTCCTCACAGACCCTGAAGGCCGTGTGGGGGGCTCGGCGGGCAGGGTGACTCTGCGGGGTTTGTGGTCCTGACGCCACTGTGACCGGATCCTGGGAGTTCACATCCCGAGAAGCACTTTGTAGACGGAAGCGTTTAGGCAGACGTTCCGAGTTGCTATAAGCTGCTTTGAGGTTCATGTTTTTAATATGCGATAATATGAAGCTTTATACGTGTACTGTGAACAGAGTATTTCCTATCGGTCTATTGTTAATCCATAGTACGGTAAACACATTAGGTTTCATATCTGAAATTAGTACTTATGAAGTGAGCATTTATCTAGTAGTGAGAAATGCCTAGGATTTTTAGTTTCCAAATTAAGTGCAAACTAATAGTATTTATAGCAGAGTGATTATTGAGAGACACATATACATgtagatgtttttaattttatgaagggAACTCATTTCCTGAACACGTGCACATTAACTGGAGCGTCAGTGACAGCGCCCTGCGCCTGCGGCCTCCCGCTCAAGTGCCTGCGCCTAGGAAAGCCAAGGAGCTGCGTGCTGTCCTTTCTCCCCTGGACTTGGTCAGCGCGGTGACAGTGAGCAGGGCAGTGGGGTGGGAGACCCGACGGGGCGGGCGTCATACTGACTGTGCAGAGCCATGTGGTGCTCCCCCTTCCCAGAGCTTGCTGGCAGGCATCCTGGCTGGAGCCTCTCTCCACCCATGTGGGAGACCCTAGCCAGCCTCCAGGGCGACACTGCACTGGATCTGTTTGTGCAGGTGTTATGTTCGAGGGACCATGGGGTTGGGGAGGACCCGGCCGCCGTGCGGGGGCAGGGTGGCAGAAAGGCTGCTGGGAACGGGTCAGATTTTAGTGCCGGCTTCAGTCTTTTCTGTCTGCATTGGGTCACTTTCCCTAGGAATCTGGGAGGAAGTAAAACCTGTCTGTAGTTGACCCAGACTTTGCTCGTGGCAGATCCAGATTGGCTTGAGAATCTTCCCAGAGTCTGCCGCCAGGTGCGGAGCAGGGGCTGGGCCCTGGCCCGGAAGGGACAGGATGCCCCCTGCTTGGGGCTGTGCCAAAGACTTTATATAGCATTTTTTAAGTGCAAGGTGACTAGGTAAAAATTTTTATCAGTGACCAAATTAGAATGTATTTACTATAGTGAGAAgtttaagatcttttttttttttttaacataaggcAAACTGATAGGAAAGCTGTCATTTTTTAAGGTGGGTCCATGGCATCGTGCAGCTCGCCCGCTGCTAAAGGTAACTATATAACTTGGTTGTAGTGAATCTACTTTGTTTCTAATTATACTGATAATGATTTAGTAGCTCTTAGAAATTACGTATATTTTGTGCTACTGTTATCactgtttaaaattctttattttattaatatttatgcacTTGTTTCCCATTTCAGGCCTTTGgtcttttggggggaaaataggACGTTTGTTATTGACATCTAGCctagatattttcaaattataagcAAGAACAATTAAGCTTTAGGTGTATTTATAAGCTATTCCGGTCAGTTCTTTCTGTGGGGTTCGGGGTGGGGGTTGGAGGCGCCCCCTCCCAGGCACTCGCTGGCTCTGAGGACAGGTGTGTGGTGGGAGGACCAAAGAACCACCCAGAGTGGAGCTCCCGGGGCTACCTCGGGgccctcccacccctgctgcctGTCTGCGGTGGCCCTGGTGTTCTGAGGGGCCACCCATGCTGGGCTCAGCCAGGCTCGGCGTCTCAGGGTGTCACCGCCCTGCAGTCAGGTGATGAAGGGGGGCGCTGGGTGTAGCAGCTGAAGCTGCGTGGTGCTCGGCGAGGCCGTTCTTGTTGCCGAATCTGTCAGCTCCTGAGTGTTCAGTATTAGCGGTGATGTTACATTGTCACACCATTTGTGTAACTGTGGTCAGCAGAAGACCACGACTCAGTGTGGATGCTTCATGTGGATTAATTTATGGAAGCCccaatctgtatgtctgttttgaGTATTTAGAGGAGAATGTTATTGGAATGGAATTTTCTTAACCCAGAAGGTAGTATTTATAATGCATAATCATTTACTTGTAGTGAATTGTTTAAAGTTAACACTTGTTCAAATTTTTTTACACTATAGCATTTATGCAATGGTTTACAGAAttcatggaattatttttatcagtagggaaattaattaaaactttgAATCTTTATTTTGTCTGCATCTTTGCACACAACCCCGAGAGCCTGCTGGCACAGAAGGAACAGGAAGGTGTCCTCTGGCTGTGACCTGTCACCCTGCTCCTCCTGCCCCAGATCACAGGGTGTTCCCACGCAGTCCAGGGTCGCCTCGTAGCAGCTCTGCTGTCTTGTCCGTGGGTGTCCTGGGACCCAAGTGCTCAGAGCTGGAAGTTTCTGCCAAAACACCAGGCGGCAGGAGGTCAGGACCTGACCTACAGGGCGGCAGGTCCCAAGGTGGGCTTAGCCCCAACCCCTGGGCACAACTGACCTGCAGGCTTCACGTAGGGGAGGCCGTGCTGGGTCAGTATGCTTGTAAGTCTTTTCATCTCCTTTGACAGGGCTTTATGAGCCTAGAACAGGAGTTGAAATGGAGCAGTCAGGCCCTTGGTGGGAGGCCGGTCCCAGGCCTGAGAGCGCCGTCTGTACCTCGTTACAGCTCTCCAGCGTCTGAAACACCAGGCCCTTGGCACCTCCTTCCTGCTGcaccgattcactttgttttgGGGTCTTTAAATAACCAGCATCCTCAAAAATCGCCCTGAGTGACTTCTCGTAGCCCTGCAGGTGGAGGACGAGGAGGGAGCACTACTGCAGCTGCACTGCTCCCTGCCCAGGCGGTGCCCGCCCTGTCGCTCACCTGGGATGTGATCAGCTCATCCGCCAGGTCCTGCTCCAGCCGATCCCACCTCAGCTGCAGGGCCGTGGGCAGGGCCGGGTACACTGAGAATCCAACAGAAACCAGACTAAGCAGAGCCCCTCTGCCCCCCACGTCCCCCAGTGCCCCCTGCCGGCCCCGGCGCCCACCTAACAAGGAGTGGGGGTGGCAGACGAGGGGCGTCTCGAACGTCAGTGCGTAGACACAGGTGCTTGGCTCAGACACGTGGGCCAACCGGTTGGTTTTGCCACAGGTGAGCTCCACCTGGTGGGAAACCTTGGTGAGCAGGTGGGGGGAGCAGGCCCCAATCCCACCCTCCCGCCCAGCCCACCTTGCTCTGCCGGCTCCGGGAGTGGCAGGAGTCACCGTCCCTCATCCACATGCCCCTGAAGGTGTTGTTGGCGATTTCCCACTCGTGCCAGATGCTGGGGAGGAGCAGAGTGGGTGAGGCTGGGTGGGGTGGACAATGGGCAGGTGGAGCCGCAGCCACCCCCAGTGCCGCTCACCCGAGGATCCCACTGTAGGCGTTCCAGCGGAAGGTCTGCTCGTGCTGCGTCACGTTATGGAACGGGCAGAGCTCGTACTTGTACCTGGGGGCACAGCGCTGTCAGGGGGCGTCCCAGGCCCTGGCCACGCCTGCCCCTGCCCTCACTCACGTGGACTCCACCAGGCTGAAGCACTTGCCAGAAAGTCTGGAGAGATGCACGGGCCCTGGAAGGGGAGAGCACGGCCCGCTGAGTGCAGTGCAAAGAGCAGGCGTGCAGAAAGCCACAGAACCAGGGCCATTTAGGAAAAGATCCAGTAGTTTAAACTTTAAAACTGGAGCAAAAGAGTTGGGGCAACATCAGCAAAGTACCAGACTAGGAAGCTCCAAGCTCATATCCCTGTGAAAACAGCAAGTGAACCACTACAAACCAGCTGAGCTAACCCAGTTCTGCAAATCAGGTCTACAGCAACCAAGTGAGCACAACGCAGCAAAGCCACCACCCCAGCGTGGTTGTGAGGAGCAGGCTGACCTCACCTGCAACATCCCAGCCTAGCTGGGGGCTGCCGGGAGGACTGGTCTCTGTTTTGCCCAACTCAGATCACCAGGAAGGAAAGGGAGCTGCTCACGAGGGCTGCAGCAGGGCAAGGGGTTATGGCTGGACACACACAACAGGCCATCCAGGACCTGAGGAGGAGCTGGGGTGAGACTCTTGGAGAACCAAAGACAACCAGGAGCAGCGTGCACACAGCTGCCCCTAGACTCCGAACACACCCAGCCTGGTGGTGAAGGCCGCCCCAGCATGGGGCCAGGCTGCAAAGGAACTGCAGCCTCTTCAAAGGAAAACCCAACAGAACCACCTGGGAGAAGCCCAGACACTGGACTGATAGAAGACTTCAGTTAAACAAATGTCTGAAATATGCTTAAGGACCTGGAGGGAAACACAAAGAACTAAAGTCTATCAGGCAAATGACATGTAGGCAGAGAGACGAACAGTATCGAAAGGAACCAAAAAAAtctggagctgaaaaatacaactgAAATAAATCCACAAAAGGGGTTAACagattttgagcagagaaaaGAACCAGTGAAGAGATGGCAGGACACACAGTGGGAGTCCCTGAAggaagagaggggcagagagagtATCTGAGGAAATGACTCTCCCAACTTGACAAAACACATGAACCTACACATCCAAGCAGCTCACTGAACTCCAAGTACAATAAACTCagacagacccacaccaagacacagaaGAAAACTGTCAAAAACCAAGTCCAGAGCAGCAAGGAGTGACTCATCACATCAAGGGATCCTTAATAAGACTACCCGCCCATTTCTCTGCGACACTTCAGAGGCCAGAAAGCTGTGGGATGGCAGAAAAAACTGTCGACTGAGGAGTCTACATCCAGGAAACTATCCTCCAAAAATGAGGGCAAAATCAAGACACTCCCAGATAAACAAGCTGAGGGATTTCGTTACCACGAGGCCTGCCCTGGAGAGAGTCCTTCCAGTAAAGGCAAATACACTGGCAAACCCAAAGCAGTATGTGATT from Tursiops truncatus isolate mTurTru1 chromosome 15, mTurTru1.mat.Y, whole genome shotgun sequence includes:
- the GNPTG gene encoding N-acetylglucosamine-1-phosphotransferase subunit gamma isoform X1, whose protein sequence is MARSRARESRPLATSQAAEARLCAGAGRHIRFRRSCDKCAHVTTRGGGGGGGGGARWWQGWRVSCCCWGSQRAAQQPVPAPDQSPPAQEGSFSRVWYKYELCPFHNVTQHEQTFRWNAYSGILGIWHEWEIANNTFRGMWMRDGDSCHSRSRQSKVELTCGKTNRLAHVSEPSTCVYALTFETPLVCHPHSLLVYPALPTALQLRWDRLEQDLADELITSQGYEKSLRAIFEDAGYLKTPKQSESVQQEGGAKGLVFQTLESCNEAHKALSKEMKRLTSILTQHGLPYVKPAETSSSEHLGPRTPTDKTAELLRGDPGLRGNTL
- the GNPTG gene encoding N-acetylglucosamine-1-phosphotransferase subunit gamma isoform X2, with product MVARLARFVLLLGLAARGPAPAGAAKMKVVEEPNTFGLNNPFLPQTSRLQPRRDPSPVSGPVHLSRLSGKCFSLVESTYKYELCPFHNVTQHEQTFRWNAYSGILGIWHEWEIANNTFRGMWMRDGDSCHSRSRQSKVELTCGKTNRLAHVSEPSTCVYALTFETPLVCHPHSLLVYPALPTALQLRWDRLEQDLADELITSQGYEKSLRAIFEDAGYLKTPKQSESVQQEGGAKGLVFQTLESCNEAHKALSKEMKRLTSILTQHGLPYVKPAETSSSEHLGPRTPTDKTAELLRGDPGLRGNTL
- the UNKL gene encoding putative E3 ubiquitin-protein ligase UNKL isoform X10, with amino-acid sequence MEKILGEDPRWQDTNFVLGSYKTEQCPKPPRLCRQGYACPHFHNSRDRRRDPRRFQYRSTPCPSVKHGDEWGEPSRCESGDSCQYCHSRTEQQFHPEIYKSTKCNDMRQTGHCPRGPFCAFAHVEKSLGMASDWGCRDLTSTSGPVAPSGQPGHAKRRDSPAEGSQKASEQDSKQSHLAVLAVGHPLAPSVSSSLASSLASSTGSGGSSPTALPTVSARAHPLDPTGSAVEAVPGSSLDLHLGDISLVPPDKDLEEHDSRDLGPTGQRSLGGSAPVAIPGCLPRSPSLQSSSSLSASPLGSFSQSLSGPLVSSAMTPPQQPQALKSEPRALGPPAPSYNSFGLNGVPGSIWDFVSGSFSPSPSPILNAGPTAPSGASPNSAELARVRRQLEEAKRKIRQWEESWQQVKQVSLGRGRRAGETGLCVAAAGPVTAAPGFQACDAWQREAKEAKERALAADSARQLALQKKDEVEAQFRRLQEELEGRGLASMLPGLRSCGDISAIPLPKLHSLQSQLRLDLEAVDGVSPGLVFKALEGVHGGGGEPAEQLPSTPTFASSWRPCPRGQGPCRLTRLEVWWCLGHLPGSPSRVPGHPLAWCSVKAAALSLVGKSFHTRAFC